The following coding sequences lie in one Mycobacterium sp. Z3061 genomic window:
- a CDS encoding HAD hydrolase family protein, with the protein MTFFKVVALDLDGTLTTAGHLAPEAMTAIEEARRNGLVIVLVSGRIFAELRAEFPEIADYVDAMVLENGAVTVVDGLSHPLAPPVDGGLVQALSDRGIPHRHGEVILAIDGEQTPAVVDLIGELGLDYQIIRNRSALMVLPAGITKGTGVAAMLAAMNLSPHNAVAVGDAENDLALFGVAEIGVAVSNAVSSVRRCADLTLDKPNGTGVAELLAGSYLTGAQRWCPPRRWVAIGTFDDLTPVRVPGSQGRVVITGPAASGKSHLVGLLAERWILANYSVLLLDPEGDHIHLQQLSQVHVVDAGQHLPEPADLVNALRPQTSVVVDMSGLAETSKSDYMHRLRLTAEAYREEHGFPHWVIYDEAHLLGAEEHAHWTRRGGYVLSSFAPAALPAREFDNSDVLLTLMPPATPADIDAGRRATVQFGSGPARLFTIADRLTTHVRHGHKYADVRLPQERQFYFHSAAGIPVAPAATLHDFCTAIAHLDQRALEYHLARGDFSRWLEGTITDRDLAARVAAWEDELEAHRAADLERIRHKLVRAVEERYLPAAELR; encoded by the coding sequence GTGACGTTCTTCAAGGTGGTCGCGCTGGATCTGGATGGGACCCTGACCACGGCAGGCCACCTGGCACCGGAAGCGATGACGGCGATCGAAGAGGCGCGACGCAACGGACTGGTGATCGTGCTCGTCTCGGGTCGCATCTTCGCCGAGTTGCGAGCCGAGTTCCCAGAGATAGCCGATTATGTGGATGCGATGGTGCTGGAAAACGGTGCGGTCACAGTCGTCGACGGACTGAGCCACCCATTGGCCCCGCCGGTGGACGGTGGCCTTGTGCAGGCTCTGAGCGATCGGGGCATTCCCCACCGCCACGGCGAGGTGATCCTCGCGATCGACGGTGAGCAGACGCCCGCTGTCGTCGACCTGATCGGTGAGTTGGGACTGGATTACCAGATCATCCGCAACCGGTCCGCACTCATGGTGCTGCCGGCCGGAATCACCAAAGGCACCGGGGTGGCCGCCATGCTGGCGGCGATGAACCTGTCGCCGCACAACGCTGTAGCTGTCGGAGACGCCGAAAACGACTTGGCGCTCTTCGGCGTCGCCGAGATCGGCGTAGCCGTCAGCAACGCTGTGTCCTCGGTGCGGCGGTGCGCCGACCTCACACTGGACAAACCGAACGGGACCGGGGTGGCCGAACTGCTGGCGGGCTCCTATCTCACTGGGGCACAACGCTGGTGCCCACCCCGGCGCTGGGTCGCGATCGGCACCTTCGACGACCTGACACCGGTCCGGGTTCCGGGAAGCCAGGGCCGGGTGGTGATCACCGGGCCCGCCGCCTCCGGCAAAAGCCACCTGGTCGGACTGCTGGCGGAGCGGTGGATCCTCGCCAATTACTCTGTGCTGCTGCTCGACCCCGAGGGAGACCACATACATCTGCAACAGCTCAGTCAGGTCCATGTGGTCGATGCCGGTCAGCACCTGCCCGAGCCAGCTGACCTAGTGAACGCCCTACGACCGCAGACCAGCGTCGTGGTTGACATGTCCGGGCTTGCCGAGACGAGTAAGAGCGATTACATGCACCGGTTGCGGCTGACGGCTGAGGCGTATCGCGAGGAGCACGGATTTCCGCACTGGGTGATCTACGACGAGGCTCATCTGCTCGGCGCGGAGGAACACGCGCATTGGACCCGGCGGGGCGGCTACGTGCTTTCATCGTTTGCCCCGGCTGCTCTGCCCGCCAGGGAATTCGACAACAGCGATGTCTTGCTGACCCTGATGCCGCCGGCCACTCCGGCAGACATCGATGCGGGGCGGCGGGCGACCGTCCAATTCGGCTCCGGACCGGCGCGCCTTTTCACCATCGCCGACCGGTTGACGACGCACGTCCGGCACGGCCACAAGTACGCCGATGTTCGCCTGCCCCAGGAGCGGCAGTTCTACTTCCACAGCGCTGCCGGGATTCCGGTCGCCCCGGCCGCGACGCTGCACGATTTCTGCACTGCGATAGCGCATCTCGACCAACGAGCGCTCGAGTACCATCTGGCGCGGGGCGACTTCTCGCGCTGGCTGGAGGGGACGATCACCGATAGGGACCTGGCTGCGAGAGTGGCTGCCTGGGAAGACGAGTTGGAGGCACACCGCGCCGCCGACCTGGAACGAATCAGGCACAAGCTGGTCCGGGCGGTCGAGGAGCGTTATCTGCCGGCTGCAGAACTGCGCTGA